The stretch of DNA GTCTCAGCCGGTGACTGATTCGCTGGAGCCGGTTGCTCCCCGCGCTCCGGTCCCCGTTCGGGGCCGTCGTCGCTCTCCTCGCCATCGCCGCCGTCGCTCGCGTCGTCTGCCGCCTCGTGGTCGCCACCTTCGTCTCCTTCCCCGGCTTCGGGTTCCAGATCGCTCTCATCGCCGTCGCCGTCACCGTCACCGTCATCGTTGTCCCCGTCACCCTCGCTGTCGGCCTCATCCGGCGATTCCTCGTCGAAGCGGTCCTCGAGCAGATCGTCCAGATCCGGTTCGTCCTCGAAGGGGGTGCTCCGGAGCCGGTGAGGGAGCGTGTACGTCGCCGCCTCATGGATGTCCGACTCGATGACCGTCTCGCGGCCCTCGAGTGCGGCCAGCGTCATGGCGGTTCGAGCCGTCGCGACGTCGCCCCGGTGACCGTCGACGCCGGCTGCGAGACAGAGGTCGGCGATCTCGGCTTTGAAATCGTTCGGGAGCTCGACGTTTGCGAGGCGCTCGCGGGCCGCCGCGAGGTCGTCACGAAGGGCTGCAACCTCGTCGGCGTACGCTGTCGCTGGATCCGGATCGCTGCCTGGTCCGTCGTCGAGGTCGAGCGTCCGATCGATAATCTCGACGCGGTCGTCAATCTCGCGACAGCCCTCGACGGTGGCCTGCAGCGCGAAGCGATCGCGCAGTTGGGGCCGAAGTTCGCCTTCTTCGGGGTTCATCGTCCCGATCAGAGTGAAGTCCGCCGGGTGGGAGACGCTGATCCCGTCGCGTTCGACGGTGTTGACGCCGCTGGCGGCCGCATCGAGGATCACGTCGACGAGGTGGTCGTCCAGCAGGTTGACCTCGTCGACGTAGAGAATCCCGCGGTTCGCGCGGGCCAGCAAGCCGGGATCGAAGTCGGCCTCGCCGGCCAGCGCGTCCTCGACCGAGAGGGTGCCGACGACGCGGTCTCGCGTCGCACCGAGCGGGAGAGTGACGAGCGGAACGGGTCGCGTCTCGACCGGTAACTCCTCGGGGTCGCGCTCGCGGCAGTCCTCGCACTGCTGGCTCGAGTCGTCGGGCGAACACCCATATGGACAGTCGGCGACGGCCCGCTGTTCGGGCAGGAGATCGACAAGCGCCCGTACCGCGGTGGATTTTGCGGTCCCTTTCTCGCCCGTGATCAGGGCACCGTCGAGGCCGTCGTTGGCCGCGACGGCGAGCAACACTCGTTTCAGCTCGTCCTGTCCGACGATCGCCGGAAAGGGGAGTGACGACAGCTTTTTGCCCCCGGCGTTTGCAACCATACTTGCGCTAATACAATAGAGGTTTAAAAGTACGATGACACGGATCGGGATCTATACTGCGACGGAAAACGAACTCGGCTCGATCGGACAGGCCGCCGAGCGCCTCGAGGGGATCGAGCTGGTCGTCCGCTCGGAGAGCGACCTCGACGAGGAAGCCGACGTCGAGGAGTTCGTCGAGGAATTGCGCGACGCCGCGGCAGCGATTTTCTGGCTGCATGGGGCCGAAGACAGCATGCCGGGCTACGACTACGCGACGGGCGCGCTCGAGGACGCGGGCGTCCCGCTGATCGTCAAGGCGACCGGCGACGCCTACGCCGTCGAGGACACGACGGTCGCGACTGAGCACCGCGAGCTGGCCTACGACTATCTCGAGAAGGGCGGCACGATCAACGTCGCGAACCTGTGTCGGTTCCTCGCTGCCGAGTACGAGGGCCGGGACGTCGACTACGACGAGCCCGCCGAACTCCCAACGGAGGGCGTCTACCACCCCGATCATCCGGGGATCGAGTACGAGGAGCTGCTCGCGACCCACGACCCGGACAGGCCGACGGTCGCGGTCTGGTTCTACGAGTCCCACTGGACCCACGAGAACACCCGCTATGTCGACGCGCAGGTCCGCGCGCTCGAGGAACAGGGTGCCAACGCCCTGCCGATCTTCTGCAATCCGGCGACGGATACGGACGAACAGGAAGACGCCGAGTGGGTGACCGACAACTGGCTCTTGGACGATGCGGGCAAGCCGGTCGTCGACGCCGTACTCTCCTCGTTTATGTTCTCGCTGTCGATGGACGAGCGTGGCCGCAGTGCCGATGACGAAGGCAGTTCTGCAGAGGACGTTTTCCTCGACCGACTCGGCGTGCCAGTCCTGCAGACGGTCACCACGATGCGCTCGCGGTCGCGCTACGAGTCCAGCGATACGGGCGTGATGGGATTCGAACTCGCCCTTTCGGTCGCGCTGCCGGAGTTCGACGGCAACGTGATTACGCACCCGATTTCCGGCAAAGAGCGCACCGACGACGAGGCCGGTATCGGCTCCGCGCCGAAACACCACTTCCCGATCGAGGATCGAATCGACCACGCCACGCGGCTGGCCGTCAACTGGGCCGAACTGCGACATACACCAAACGAGGACAAGCAAGTCGCCGTCGTCCTCCACAACTACCCGCCGAGCGACGACGGGATCGGGACCGCGTTCGGCCTCGACTCGCCTGAGTCGACCGTGAACCTGCTCGAGGAACTCGACGCTCGCGGCTACGATTTAGGCGACGATATGCCCGAGGACGGCCAGACGCTCGTCGAGAAACTGACCGCCCAGCTCACGCTCGAGGATCGCTGGGTCGCACCGGAAGACGTCCGCGATCTCTCGGTCGACGTGGTTGCGCCGGACACCTACGCGGACTGGTTCAGCAACACCGACGAGCGCTTCCAGGAGAACATCATCGAGGAGTGGGGCGAGGTCCCCGACCGACCGTTCGCGATCCCCGGTGTCGAGTTCGGCAACGTCCTCGTCACCGTCCAGCCGCCACGCGGGTTCGGGATGGACCCTTCGAAGGTCTACCACGACTCGGACCTGCAGCCACCACACGACTACTACGCGTTCTACGGCTGGCTCCGGAACACGTTCGAGGCAGATGGCGTCGTGCATCTCGGAACCCATGGGAGCCTCGAGTGGCTCCCCGGCAAGACGGTCGGCCTGAACGGCGCGAGCGCGCCCGACCAGCTGATCGACGACATTCCGAACGTCTACCCGTACATCGTCAACAACCCCGGTGAGGGGACCCAGGCCAAACGCCGCTCGTATGCCGCCATCGTCGACTACCTCACGCCGGTCATGCGAAATGCTGGGACGTACGACGAACTCTCTGAACTCGAGGAACTGGCCAACCAGTACCGGGAGGCAGGGATGGAAGACGCCCGCGCCGACGACGGCGAGCATCTCGAGACGCTCATTCGAGAGAAAGTCGCGGACCTCGATCTCGCAGTCGAACTCGGTATTGCGGGCACGATCGACGAAAAAGCCGACGTTCGTGGACCCGACGAGGCCGGCACCACGCTCGCCGAGGGCGACGTGGACGGCGACGACCTCGCGATCGATGACCTCGTCGAACGCGTCCACGAGTATCTCACTGACGTGAAGACGACCCAGATCCGGCTGGGACTGCACACGATGTCCGAGCCGCCGCAAGGCGAGCGCCTCGTGGAGTACCTCGTCGCGCTCACGCGCCTCGAGAACCCCGGTTCGCCGAGCCTGCGCGAGAGCGTAGCCGGTGCGCTCGGTGTCGACTACGAGACGATGCTTGACTCGCCGGGCACCTACGACGACGACCTGGGCATGACCTACGCCGAGGCCGCCGATATCGTCTACGAGACCAGCGTCGACCTGCTCGAGACGCTGGCCGCACACGACTTCGACGTGCCGGTCTCCGAACTCGAGGGCGGGCCGGACGACGAGGTCAACATCAACCTCATGATCGTCGACCTCGAGACGATCGGCGACGCGAAGGCCAAACCGGGTGCCCACGACGACCTGCGCGAAGTGCTGGCGTACGTCTGCGAAGAGGCTCAGCCGCGCGTGCAGGGAGCCGAAGACGAGATTCCGCGCACCGCCGACGCGCTGTCCGGCGAGTACGTGCCGCCGGGCGGGTCGGGTGCACCCACCCGCGGCGGCGTCGACCTGCTGCCGACCGCGCGGAACTTCTACACGCTCGACCCGCGGAAGGTGCCCGCGAAGGCTGCCTGGCAGGTCGGGAAGGAAGTGGCGGAGGGGGTCCTCGAGCGCCACCACGACGAGAACGACGAGTACCCCGAGGAGATCGGTGTCGTCGCGTGGGGAACCCCAACCGTGCGCACGCGCGGTGAGACGATCGCCCAGGTGCTCGCGATGATGGGCGTCGAGCCCCAGTGGACCGATGCCGGTCGGATCGACGACGTCGAGCCGATCCCGCTCGAGGAACTCGATCGGCCGCGGATCGACGTGACGACGCGCGTCTCCGGGCTGTTCCGCGACGCGTTCCCCGCGGCGGCAGGCGTCATCCACGACGCTGTCGACGCGGTCGTCGATCTCGACGAACCCCACGAGATGAACTACGTGAAGAAACACGTCGAGGAGGAGGCAGAGGAGTTGCAGGACGAGGAAGACCTCGACGAGAGCGACGCGCGAAAAGCAGCGAAACACCGCGTCTTCACGACCACACCCGGCGGCTACGGTGCCGGGACGAACAAGGCCGTCGACGAAGGGAACTGGGACGACCGCTCGGACCTCGCGAGCGTCTACGTCCAGTGGGGCGGCTACGCGATGGGGTCGCGCGGTCGCGTCTCGGACGCCCACGACGCCTTCGAGCGCCGGCTATCGAGCGTCGACGCCACCGTCAAACTCGAGGACACGATGGAGCAAGACGAGTTCGACTCCTCGGACTGGTATGCCTTCCACGGCGGCTTCATCTCAGCCGTCTCCGAGATCTCGGGCGAGGAACCGGCTTCCTACGTCGGCGACTCCTCGGATCCGGACAACGTGGACGTCTACACCAACGAGGAGAAGGTCCGCAAGGCCATGCGCTCGCGCGTGCTCAACCCCGACTGGCTCGAGTCCATGGAGGAACACGGCTACAAGGGCGCGGGCGATCTCTCGACGACGGTCGACGTGACGCTTGGCTGGGACGCCACCACCGGTGTCGTCTCGGACACCCTTTGGGAGGAGGTCGCCGAGAAGTTCGCCTTCGACGAGGAGCGCCAGGAGTGGATGCGCGACGTGAACCCGTGGGCGCTCGAGTCCATCACGGATACCTTGCTCGAGGCCATCGACCGGGATCTCTGGGACGCCGACGACGAGACGATCGACCGACTGCGCGATATAAATCTCGAGGTCGAAGGCGATCTCGAGGCACAGACGACCAACGAGGCCGTCGGCGCGGAGGTGACTACCGATGATTAACGAAGATGTTCGTCCGAGAGCCGATATGCGAGCCACGGAGAGTGATACCCGATGAGCGACAGTCAGGAGTTCGAGAAGGAGTACGCCGATCTGGGCGCAACGACACAGAACGCGATGGACATCGCGGAGACGAGCATGGACATCGTCCGGCAGTTCGTGCCGGACGAGACGCTCGCGGACCGGGTTCGACAGAAGTCGGTGCACTCGATGGGCGACATCGAGTTCCAGCATCTGATCGAGTTCACCGGCGGTGACGACCTCGGCGACGACGAGGATGCTCCCGTCCGAGCGGGCGCGCGAGCCGTCCTCGAGGAGGCGACCATCGTCACGGACATCACGATGTCGAAAGCGGGCATCACCGGCCGCGGCCACAACTGCGAGAAGCGCAAGGCGATCGGTAACGGGACCGAACTGGCGAAGGAGACGGGAATGACCCGGACCGCCGCCTCGGTGCTCGAACTAGACAAGCAGGGCGTCTACGACGGCGCGATCGCGACGATCGGTAACGCGCCGACGGCTGCGTTCGCACTTGCCGACTGTATCGAAAACGGTACCCGGCCGACCGCCATCGTCGCGACGCCGGTCGGCTTCGTCAAAGCAGAGGAGAGCCGCCAGCGCATCCGCGAGGTCAGTGAGGAGTACGACGTGCCGGCGATTACAAACGTCGGTCGCCGCGGCGGGAGCGGACTCGCCGCCGCGCTGACGAACGAACTGATCCACGTCGCCAAAGACGTGCGAACGGACGACCTCGAGCTAGACCTGACGGCTGCCGATCGGGCATCGCTGGAGGACGAATGAGCGACGAGTACGACCTCGATGCCGGGCCGGACCCGGCGACGTTCGCAGCCGCAACGGCGGAGCCAGACATCGATGAAGCGGCGGACGATCCCGTCTACGCCGTCGGCGTCGGTCCCGGGAATCAGGAGTATCTTACCCCGCGGGGCGAACGCGCGATCCGCGAGGCCGACGTCGTCGTCGGCTTCACGACGGTCGTGGAGTTCGTCGAAGACCTGACCGACGCCGACCTACTGACCTGCGGGTACAAAGACGAAGCCGAAGCACTCGAGGAATTCGGCGAGCGCGTCGCTGCCGGCGAATCGGGTACTGCGGTCGCGATGGGCGATCCGAATCATTCTGGGTATCAGTTCGTCGGGAAGGTACAGGACGCTGTAGAACAGGCTTCTACAAGCCCTGACTCGCAAGCTCGTCAGGACGCGGTCGAGTCCGAGGACCCCGAGATTCCGGTTCGCGTAATTCCGGGCATTTCGGCGATCCAGATGGCCGCCAGCCGCGCCCGGACGCCGATGGAGGACACGGAGTTCGTCACGCTGCACAAAAGCGGCGACCTCGAGTCCGACATGGATCGCCTCGTCGATGCCGTCACGGACGACGAGCGCCATCTGCTCACGTTGCCCCGGCCCTACGACCGGATGCCCGGCGACATCGCCGCTACCTTACTCGAGGCGGGTGCCGACCCCGACCTCGAGGCGCTGGTGCTCGAGAAGCTGACTCACGACAAGGAGGAGATCCATCGGTTCACGCTGGGGGGGCTCTCGGAACACGCCGGCGGGAACGGACCCGACGAGACGCCGTTTTCCGATCTGGTCGTGCTCGCGGTTCGACAGCCGGTGTAGTCGCCGCTGTCGTAGCGGGTCGTATCAGCAGTTTTCTCCGGTGGCCGACGAATAAGCGGGACGGACTCACGGCGATCGCAGCGCGAACGTACGTGACGGACCCGACGCTCACCGGCCCAGTGTACCGGAGGTGTTTTATGGCGGCCCAAGAGAGGTGCGGGTAGACGGCACGGTCAGACAGTTACCTTTCAGCGCCCGTGGTTTCCACGTGCGTTCACCTGCTGACCTACCCCGTCTTTCCAACATCCACGAGCGGTTGCTATTGCGATCGCGAAAATACCGACAACCAGCCAGAGACCTGTTTCTATTGCACAGCCACGGCGTCGTCCTCGAGCAACGTCTCGAGGTTCTCCAGAGCTCGGAGGCTGACCGGCGTGTATCCGGCCTGATGGAGCGGCAGTTCGAACGCGACCCGGCAGCGCCCATCGCCGAGGTCGTCGACGCGATGACCGGCGGCCGGAATCCCGGTCACGCGCCAGGTCCACCGCCGCTCCGTACACGACGTGATCTCGAAAGGGACCCAGACGCCAGGCAGTCTAACTCGGCCGGTCGTTCCGGTTCGGATCCGGCGATCCGTCGACTCGACGCCGTGGATCGTCGGCGACCAGTCGGGCCATGTCGTGGTGTCGATAAGTGCGTCCCAGGCGACCCCTGCGGGGATGGACATCACGTGCGAGACCTCGAGCCGACGGCCGTCCGGCGTTCGCGTGGTCCGAACTCGAGTCATATCTCATACTACGCGGGCCCGACGTATGTGGGTTGCTGCGAGCACAGGATGGTCGACAGCCGCCTCGAACCGGAGCGATCGTCGCTCGACGATCAGTTCGGTGGCTGTCGGGCCGGACTCGATCTACCGACCGATAACATTCACGATCGGTTATGTGTCATGACGGCAGATGCTAAACGCTTAGTTCCTCTAGAGGCGCGTACCTGATAATGAACACGCCCGATTCGCCCGATCAGCCGCAACCAGACCGCGATCCCCCCGAACAGGAACAGGTTAGAGAGGCAGTCGAGCGCTCACGGAGTGGCGCTCCAGCGGTCGGTGCGGTCGTCCGCGATCGCTTCTCCTCCGACGAGATCTTCCAGCGGATCGTCGCCGCGGCCGACGAGGAGATTACCTCCGGGAGTCGCGAACTGTTCTTCAGCGGCCTCGCCGCCGGCTTCGCGATCACCATCACCTTCCTGTTGTACGCGTCGCTAACGGCGTCGACCGACGGGCATCCGATCCTGAGCAAGCTCCTGTACCCGCTTGGTTTCATCTACATCATCATCGGCGGCTACCAGCTCTACACTGAGAACACGGTGCCGCCCGTCGCGCTAACCATAGAGCGGCTGGCCAGCATCCCCGCCCTGTTGCGCCACTGGTCGATCGTCCTCGCGGGCAACTTCGCGGGCGGTGCCCTCGGTGCGGTCGCGCTGACGTGGGGTGGGGTCTTCGACGAGCCAGCGGCCACCGCAGCGATGGAACTGGCCGAAAAGGGCGTCGCAACGCCGTGGTGGTCGCTGTTCTCCAAGGCGGCGTTCGCGGGTCTGATCGTCGCCGGTGTCGTCTGGATCGTCTACGCCTCACAGGACACCATCTCGCGGCTCGTCGTCGTCTACATGGCCTTCCTCGCGATCCCGCTTGGGAATCTGTTTCACGTCGTCGTCTCCTTTACCGAGATGGTCTACATCGTCCTGGCCGGTGAACTCGCTTTGCTGGTCGGCATCACCGATTTCGTCCTGCCGGTCTTGCTCGGCAACACCATCGGCGGTATCGTACTGGTCACTGTCGTCAACTACTTCCAGACAAGTGAGCATCGCCTCGAGTCGGCCCGCTTCGAGGGCTCCGACCGCCAACTCTCGATCCGGGAGTGGCTGTTCGGGAACTACGTGGGCCGGTCGTACGTGCCGTTGATCGACACCGCCGAGACTCACGCGACCGGCAACGGTGACTACCGCGTGGTCGTGCCGATCGCGAATCCGCGAACCGAGTCGACGATCGTCGACCTCGCCTGTACCCTGGCCAGTGGCCACGAGAACGCGACGGTTCACGCCGTCCATATCGTCCAGATGCCGGGCCGTGCCTCGATGCGCTACGGGGCCGGCCAGACCGACCGAATCGTCTCCCAGTCCGAACAGCGGATGGAAACCGTCCGCCAGCGAGCGCGATCCTACGACGTCGACTACGAGACGTCGACGGTCGTCTCCCACCGCTCGTTCGAGGACGTCTTCCACACCGCGGAACGCGAGCGCGCCGACCTCGTGGTCCTCGGCTGGGGTGACGATCGACCGTGGGGCGAGGGGCGTGCCGAAGGCCGGCTGGACGAACTGACCAGTAACCTCCCCTGTGACTTCCTCATCCTCAAGGATCGGGATCTGGATACCTCGCGTGTCCTCCTCTCGACCGCTGGCGGACCGGATTCGGATCTGAGCGCCGAGGTCGCGCGGACGCTTCGCGACCAGGCCGACGCGGAGATCACGCTCCAGCACGTCGTCGCCAGCCCGGCCGACCGCGAGCGTGGCGAACAGTTCCTCACCGAGTGGGCCACAGAACGCGACCTCGAGGACGCCGAGATCGTTGTCGACGACTCCGGCGACGTCGAACGGGCAATCTGTCGACAGGCCGAAGATCACTCGCTCATCCTCATGGGCGCGACCGAGGAGGGTGTAATCTCGCGGCTGATGAGCGACTCACTGCACATGGACGTCGTCAACGAGGTCGACAGTTCGGTGTTGCTCGCCGAGCGACCGAGCGATCGTACCGTCCTCCAGCGGCTGTTCGGCCACTGGTAGCTCGGTTACACGTCTCGTCGCCGTTTTCGCGTCCAAAAAACGGACACGGCATTCGGACGTTGGTGACCGATCTCCGATGCCGTTGCGATCAGTTGCGGGTGAACACGTTCTTGATTCGCGAGACGATACCGTTGTCGTCGGTGCGGTTCGTCTCTCGATCGTCGTGTTCGTCCGCCAGAGGCACGCGGGCGTACGATCACCGTTCCACTAAAAACGACGGGGATCCGACAGCTGTCGTCGATTGTGTTACCACGTACTGTTTTTTCACCCGCCCGCGTACGGCCTGTTATGGAGTATACGACCCTCGGTTCCACCGGAATGGAAGTCAGTCGCATCTGCCTGGGCTGTATGAGCTTCGGCTCGAGCGACTGGCGCGAGTGGGTCTTAGACGACGAAGAGAGCAAAGCGATCATCGACCGGGCGATCGACCTGGGGATCAACTTCTTCGATACCGCGAACATGTACTCGAAGGGCGAATCCGAGCGGATCTTAGGTAAAGCGCTCGAGGGCCACCGCGAGGAGTCGGTCGTCGCCACGAAGGGCTACTTCCAGATGCGCGAGGACGACCCGAATTCGGGTGGCCTCTCCCGAAAGGCGATCGAACAGGAACTTGCGGCCAGCCGCGAACGACTGGGGATGGACACGATCGATCTCTACCAGATTCACCGCTGGGATGACGAGACACCGATCGAGACGACGCTGCGCGCACTCGACGACGCCGTTCGTCGTGGTCACGTTCGCTACATCGGTGCCTCCTCGATGTGGGCCCACCAGTTCGCCGACGCGTTACACACGAGCGACCGGTTCGGCCTCGAGCGGTTCGTCACGATGCAAAATCACTACAACCTCGTTTACCGCGAGGAAGAACGCGAGATGCTGCCGCTCTGTGCGAAGGAGAACGTGGGCGTCGTCCCGTGGTCGCCGCTGGCCCGTGGCTATCTGACGCGCCCCCACGAGGAAGTCGACGCGACGACCCGCGGCGAGACCGAGGAGCACCTGTACGACCACCCCTATCGCGACGGCGGTGGGCCGGAGATCAACGACCGCGTCGCGGAAGTCGCCGCCGATAAGGGCGCGACGATGGCTCAGATCGCCCTCGCGTGGTTGCTCCACAAAGACTGGGTCGACGCCCCCATCGTCGGGACGACCAGTGTCGAACACCTAGAGCAGGCCGTCGAAGCCCTCGAGATCGACCTGTCGGCCTCGGATATGGCCTATCTCGAGGAGCCCTACGAGCCGGTGCCGGTGTCCGGTCACAGCTAACTCGGTTCGGGAGCCGAGTTCAGTGGTTCCTATTCGTCGGCCGCTTCGTTCGAGGAGACCGCGAGAACCGGGGCCGATGCGTGTCTGAGCAGCCGTTCGGTCGTGCTTCCGAGTAACAGCCGATCGAGGCCGCTTCGACCGTGCGTTCCCATCACGACCAGATCGATCCCGTGGTCGTCGATGTACTCGAGCAGTTCGGTGCCGGGCCGACCCTCGAGCACGGCGGTCGTAGCCGCCAGTCCATCCTCTCGAGCCCGCGCTGCGATCTCGTCCGTCGCGTTCTGGCGCTCGGTCTCGAGCTGCTTCACGATCTCCGTCGGCGGTGAGAGTGTGGGACTGGCCGCCATATCACCGGTGTCGAGGACGGTGACGGCGTGGACGCGCGCATCGGCTGCGCGTGCGAGCTCGAGGCCGTGGTCGACTGCGGCCCCTGCGGCGTCGCTGCCATCGGTCGGGACGAGGATCTCTTCGTAGCCGTCGCTCGGCTCGGCCTGTTCGGTCCCTCGAACGGTCAGGACGGGGCAGTCTGCGTTGCGAACGACGTGTTCAGTGACGCTGCCGGCCACGAAGCGACTCACACCACTTCGACCGTGGGTCCCCATTACGATCAGGTCGGCGTCGATATCAGCCGCGTACGAGATGATCTTCTTTTTGGGTTCACCCTCGAGAACCGCAGTCTGAACCGCGATCGAGTCGTCGGCCATCGTCTCGATCGCCTCGACGGCGCGTTCGGCACCGTCCTCGAGTTGGCTGATGAACTCTTTACGGACGCTGCCGGAACTGAGCAGGCCACTCGCGGCACTCGTGTCGACGACGCTGACCGCATGGACCGTGGCGTCGAACCAGTCTGCGAGCGTCAGGGCCTGCTCGACCGCTCGAGCGGCGTGGTCGCTCCCATCAGTCGGGACGAGAATGGTATCGTACATGAACGAACGTACTCGAGATTCGCCTCGCAACCGCATAAAGGCGGTTTGCCGTTCCCGATCGCTGCAAGTGTCGGTTAAAATCCAGCGACGAGAGCGACGCCCACCACGGCATGCCAGTCGACGGTGGCAGCCACGTATTTCGGCTCGGATGTCGGGGCCGGTGGGCGACGGACGATCGCATCCCACAGAAACACCGTTGCGACCACCGCGCCGGAGCAGTCCGACGGTGAATGCTACCGAAGGATGGAGTCCAACAGCGGCTCCGACGAGCAGTGCTGCAAGCATCCCGCCGAGAAGACGATCGTAGTTGTCGATAGGTCTGTCGTCTTTCAGACTCGAGACGGAAACGGAACCGCACAATTGCCGGTTTGGCGAGCGTCGGCGGTCGGACCGATCAGGACAGCCGTGCGGCGATGTCGGCTTCGGTGATGATACCGACGGTTTCGCCGGCCTCGGTGATCATCACGGCCTTGTAGTGCTCGAGCAGGTTGCTGATCTCGTCCAGCGTGGCGTCTTTCGAGACGGTCGGGAAGCTCTCGCTCATGTGGTCTTCGACGGGTTCGTCGCGGGCCTCCGAGTCGAGGTGGACAAGATCGGTCTGGCTGATCGAGCCGACCGGAATCCCGTCCTGGATAACCGCAAGCTGTGAGTAGGCTTCTTCTTCCATCTTCCGGGCGGCCTCGCTGACGGGGTCATCGGGAGAGACGTTAACGACGGCCTCGTTCATCAGGTCTTCGGCGCGGATGACGTCGCTTTCGGCCTTCTCCAGGGCGTTGACGATTCGCCGGAGCGTCGAGAGGCGCGGATCGACGTCACCACCCTCGATCCGGGCGATCAACGGCTGGGAGACGTCGGCGGTCTCCGCGAGTTCGCTCTGAGTGAGTCCGAGTTCGGTACGGCGTTGCCGGAGGTCGGCAGGCGTCGGGAGTTCCATATCGTACAATAACTACGGGTTATAGAAAGAACTTTGGGTGGGTCCACCACCCCACACCGGCCCGCGCCGTAGACGATCGAATGCCAGTAAGACGATAGCAGTCGCAAAAGACGGTCGAGTCTACACGACTGACCTTCGGATAGCGGTATCCGTCGGTATTATTCGTCGTCCGGAACTTCGACGACCTCGACGACCGACAGTGGGACATCCCGCAGTGCCCCGCCGACCTCGCTCTTTGCGATCCGGGAGGCGTGTTCCTCGCTATCAGCGTTGAAGACCTCCATCTCGAGTCCGAGGCCGACGAGTGCGGTGTCGGCTGCAATAAAGGCGGAGTCGAACGGTTCGCCACAGGCCGGACAGCCCGTCGCGCCGACCTCGACCTCGACGTAGTCCATGTCTTCGCTGTTGAGTCGCTTCCCGGCTTCGCTGACGGCGACACCGATCGCGTCGTCGATCTGCTCGACGTCACGAACGAGCCATGCCGCTTCCATCGCGACGAGATAATTGCCCATACAGCGTAGTCGGTCCGGGGGGTTTCCTGTCTTGCGGTTCGTCGGCGCTGTCGCCCGCTCGACGCGCGCGCCGCCGATTCCGACGCGCACGTCAGTCGGATGATTCCCATAAGTTACGAGAAATCCCCGGATCAATTGCCGTCGACATACCCGTACATCGACGCGAGTGTGACTCGAGTTGCTCCCACCACAACTGTAGTTGAATCGCAAGCAGGCGCCGACCCAATAGCTAATTAACAATCATTATGTATTCTATGTTTCAGCAATGCTTATATATGGCCTCCGTCTGAGCACGACTGAACGCTGATGATATCCCGCGCGTACCACGCGACGCTGTTCGCACTGTACCAACTCTGTATCGTGATCGGCATCGCGGCGATGCCGCTCGCGATCGCCGCCCGACAGGCCGGGTTCACCCTGCCGATCCACCGCGTCCTCGCCACCGTCGAAGACGCGTACGAAGCCACGCAGCGCTGATCGACGCTGACTGATTTTCGGACCGCTGGCCGACGAGCCACCGCCCTCGCGGGCACACGCCGAATAGTCGCTTTGAGCCGCCGCTCTGCTCGCCGGA from Natrinema sp. HArc-T2 encodes:
- a CDS encoding CBS domain-containing protein; this encodes MELPTPADLRQRRTELGLTQSELAETADVSQPLIARIEGGDVDPRLSTLRRIVNALEKAESDVIRAEDLMNEAVVNVSPDDPVSEAARKMEEEAYSQLAVIQDGIPVGSISQTDLVHLDSEARDEPVEDHMSESFPTVSKDATLDEISNLLEHYKAVMITEAGETVGIITEADIAARLS
- a CDS encoding DUF555 domain-containing protein, whose amino-acid sequence is MGNYLVAMEAAWLVRDVEQIDDAIGVAVSEAGKRLNSEDMDYVEVEVGATGCPACGEPFDSAFIAADTALVGLGLEMEVFNADSEEHASRIAKSEVGGALRDVPLSVVEVVEVPDDE